A genomic segment from Nicotiana sylvestris chromosome 1, ASM39365v2, whole genome shotgun sequence encodes:
- the LOC104215211 gene encoding LRR receptor-like serine/threonine-protein kinase RGI1 has translation MSISMPSSRRQSSFNPNSSSSFIFLSLSFILFFATLFTSSSSSSSSSSSSSSSSAPFSSWTILDNNPCKWSFITCNSQGFITEIIIQSIHLELPLPTNLSSYKYLQKLVISDANITGTIPFEIGDCSSLVTIDLSSNDLVGSIPSSIGYLINLQDLILNSNQLTGKIPVELSNCKNLKNLLLFDNSLSGTLPSELGLLLNLEVLRAGGNKDITGKIPNELSECGNLTVLGLADTRISGSLPVSLGKLKKLETLSIYTTMLSGEIPPDLGNCSELVNLYLYENSLSGSVPSELGNLKNLEKLFLWQNNLVGVIPLEIGNCTKLSMIDLSLNYLSGSIPLSFGSLVELQELMLSNNNISGSIPAVLSHATSLVQLQLDTNQISGLIPSELGNLTNLIVFFAWDNQLEGSVPLTLASCSNLQALDLSHNSLTGNIPPGLFQLKNLTKLLLISNDISGSIPQEIGNCSSLVRLRLGNNRIAGGIPKEIGGLKSLNFLDLSGNRLSGSVPDEIGSCTELQMVDLNNNILEGPLPNTLSSLSGIQVLDVSNNRFGGPVPASFGRLVSLNKLILSKNSFSGSIPPSIGLCSSLQLLDLSSNELSGSIPMQLGKIESLEIALNLSYNGLTGPIPAEISALSKLSILDLSHNKLEGNLNPLARLDNLVSLNVSYNNFTGYLPDNKLFRQLPASDLDGNEGLCSFGRPSCYLSNINGVGVAKNGNDEGRSKKLKLAIALLVTMTIAMVIMGTIAIIRARRTMRRDYDSEMGDSWAWQFTPFQKLNFSVEEILRCLVDTNVIGKGCSGVVYRADMNNGEVIAVKKLWPTTMASTNGCNDEKCGVRDSFSAEVKTLGSIRHKNIVRFLGCCWNRSTRLLMYDYMPNGSLGSLLHERSGNSLEWELRYQILLGAAQGLAYLHHDCVPPIFHRDIKANNILIGLEFEPYIADFGLAKLVDDGDFGRSSNTIAGSYGYIAPEYGYMMKITEKSDVYSYGVVMLEVLTGKQPIDPTIPDGVHLVDWVRLKRGGIEVLDPSLHSRPESEIEEMLQALGVALLCVNSSPDERPTMKDVAAMLKEIKHEREDYAKVDVLLKGSPATDTQENKNSKGVLATSSSGEKARSLYPKSNNTSFSASSLLYSSSSNAKSGV, from the exons ATGTCTATCTCTATGCCAAGCTCGAGAAGACAATCTTCTTTCAATCccaactcttcttcttctttcatatttctttctctttctttcattcttttctttgcCACCCTCttcacttcttcttcttcttcttcttcttcttcttcttcttcttcttcctcttctgcaCCATTTTCAAGTTGGACTATTCTCGATAATAATCCATGCAAATGGTCTTTCATAACATGCAACTCCCAAGGTTTTATAACAGAAATCATTATTCAGTCTATACATCTTGAGCTTCCTTTGCCTACAAATCTTTCTTcatataaataccttcaaaaacTTGTCATTTCTGATGCTAATATCACTGGTACCATACCCTTTGAAATTGGTGACTGTTCTTCACTTGTAACCATTGATTTAAGCTCAAATGATCTTGTGGGGTCCATCCCTTCAAGTATTGGATACCTTATAAACCTTCAAGATTTAATCTTGAACTCAAATCAACTCACTGGAAAAATCCCAGTTGAGCTTTCCAATTGCAAAAACCTAAAAAATCTTCTCCTTTTTGATAACAGCCTTAGTGGAACTTTACCAAGTGAACTAGGATTGTTGTTAAATCTTGAAGTTTTAAGGGCAGGAGGGAATAAAGATATTACTGGAAAAATCCCAAATGAGTTAAGTGAATGTGGGAATTTGACAGTTTTAGGTTTAGCAGATACAAGAATATCTGGTTCTTTGCCTGTTTCATTAGGTAAGCTCAAGAAACTTGAGACTCTGTCTATTTACACTACTATGTTGTCTGGTGAAATACCTCCTGATTTAGGTAATTGTTCTGAGCTTGTTAATTTGTATTTATATGAAAATAGTCTTTCTGGTTCAGTCCCATCTGAGTTAGGGAACCTTAAAAACTTAGAAAAATTGTTCCTTTGGCAGAATAATCTTGTTGGTGTTATTCCACTTGAGATTGGGAATTGTACTAAGTTGAGTATGATTGATTTGTCTTTGAACTATTTATCTGGGAGTATACCATTATCTTTTGGTAGTCTTGTTGAGTTACAAGAACTTATGCTTAGTAACAACAATATTTCTGGTTCAATACCTGCTGTTCTTTCACATGCCACAAGTCTTGTGCAATTGCAGCTTGACACAAATCAGATTTCAGGGTTGATTCCTTCTGAGTTAGGGAATTTGACTAATCTTATTGTGTTTTTTGCTTGGGATAATCAACTTGAAGGTAGTGTGCCTTTAACTTTGGCTAGTTGTAGTAACCTTCAGGCATTGGACTTGTCACATAACTCACTTACTGGTAACATTCCTCCTGGCTTGTTCCAATTGAAAAATCTTACTAAGCTGCTCTTGATTTCTAACGATATTTCGGGTTCGATACCTCAAGAAATCGGAAACTGTAGCTCATTAGTGAGGTTAAGGCTTGGAAACAATCGGATTGCTGGTGGAATTCCTAAAGAAATTGGGGGTCTTAAGAGCTTAAATTTTCTTGATTTATCCGGAAATCGACTTTCTGGATCGGTTCCTGATGAGATAGGAAGTTGCACTGAGTTGCAAATGGTAGACCTTAATAACAATATACTGGAAGGTCCCCTGCCTAATACTCTGTCTTCTCTATCGGGGATTCAAGTCTTGGACGTTTCGAATAACAGATTTGGAGGGCCTGTTCCGGCTAGTTTTGGCCGTCTTGTGTCCTTGAACAAGCTGATTCTCAGCAAGAACTCGTTCTCAGGATCGATACCTCCATCTATCGGCCTATGTTCGAGTCTCCAACTGCTTGATCTTAGCAGCAATGAGCTCTCGGGCAGCATACCAATGCAGCTAGGAAAGATTGAGTCTCTTGAAATTGCTCTCAACCTTAGTTACAATGGACTGACGGGCCCAATTCCTGCTGAAATTTCTGCACTAAGCAAGCTGTCAATACTTGATCTTTCGCACAACAAGCTTGAAGGGAACTTGAATCCACTAGCTAGGCTCGATAATCTAGTCTCGTTAAATGTATCATACAACAACTTCACTGGATATCTTCCGGACAATAAGCTCTTTCGACAGTTACCAGCATCAGACCTTGATGGAAATGAAGGGCTATGTTCATTTGGCAGGCCGTCGTGTTATCTTAGCAATATCAATGGTGTGGGAGTAGCTAAAAATGGAAATGATGAGGGAAGGTCAAAGAAGCTCAAATTAGCCATTGCATTGCTAGTAACCATGACAATAGCAATGGTGATCATGGGAACTATTGCTATCATTCGAGCACGAAGGACGATGAGAAGGGATTATGATTCCGAGATGGGAGATTCTTGGGCTTGGCAATTTACTCCATTCCAGAAGCTCAATTTTTCGGTAGAAGAAATACTGAGGTGCCTCGTGGATACTAATGTCATTGGAAAAGGGTGCTCTGGGGTTGTCTATCGCGCAGATATGAACAATGGTGAGGTTATTGCCGTGAAGAAGCTTTGGCCAACAACCATGGCTTCAACTAATGGATGCAATGATGAAAAGTGTGGAGTACGGGATTCCTTCTCTGCTGAAGTTAAGACGCTTGGTTCAATTCGGCACAAGAACATTGTCCGATTCCTAGGTTGTTGTTGGAACAGAAGTACAAGATTGCTCATGTATGATTACATGCCAAATGGGAGCTTAGGAAGTCTTCTCCATGAGAGGAGCGGTAACTCTTTGGAGTGGGAATTAAGATACCAAATATTGCTCGGAGCAGCACAAGGGCTCGCCTACTTGCACCATGACTGTGTCCCTCCAATTTTCCACAGAGACATCAAGGCCAACAACATTCTCATTGGTCTTGAGTTTGAGCCTTACATTGCAGACTTCGGCCTTGCAAAACTCGTCGATGATGGTGATTTTGGCCGGTCCTCCAATACAATTGCTGGTTCTTATGGCTACATTGCTCCCG AATATGGCTATATGATGAAGATCACTGAGAAGAGTGACGTCTACAGCTATGGAGTGGTTATGTTAGAAGTCTTGACAGGGAAGCAGCCAATCGATCCAACAATTCCAGACGGAGTCCATCTAGTGGATTGGGTAAGACTGAAAAGGGGAGGAATCGAGGTCCTCGATCCAAGTCTACACTCGAGACCAGAATCAGAGATTGAGGAAATGTTACAAGCATTAGGAGTAGCCCTATTGTGTGTAAATTCCTCTCCTGATGAAAGGCCTACAATGAAAGATGTAGCAGCAATGCTAAAGGAAATAAAACATGAAAGGGAAGATTATGCAAAGGTTGATGTTTTACTAAAGGGCTCTCCAGCAACTGATACACAAGAAAATAAGAACTCAAAGGGTGTCTTAGCAACATCTTCATCAGGAGAGAAAGCAAGAAGTTTGTATCCCAAGAGCAATAACACAAGCTTCTCTGCTTCCTCATTGCTTTATTCATCATCATCAAATGCCAAAAGTGGAGTTTAA
- the LOC104215212 gene encoding uncharacterized protein, protein MAIDNENSSVTVAATTIASSSRSKFTSEEPLVSVAYMPDNEKFMIVEAWKQTNFLCKSYILSALEDYLYNMYSAINTSKELWDALEKKYKAEDACLKKFVFAKFLDYKIIDNKTVGTQVQELQLIFHDLIFEGMFVNEAFQVAAMIEKLPLSWRDFKNYLKHNRKETKLEDLVIRLKIEEDNKITEKKSRGNSTIMGANIIEEIAPKSKKRKKFSE, encoded by the exons ATGGCAATTGATAACGAAAATTCTTCTGTGACTGTTGCTGCAACGACGATAGCCTCGTCAAGCCGCTCT AAATTCACTAGTGAAGAGCCTCTTGTATCTGTTGCATACATGCCGGACAATGAAAAGTTCATGAttgttgaggcgtggaagcaAACAAATTTTCTTTGCAAAAGCTATATCTTAAGCGCTTTAGAGGATTACTTGTACAATATGTACAGTGCGATAAATACTTCAAAAGAATTATGGGACgcacttgagaagaagtacaaggCGGAAGATGCATGCTTGAAGAAGTTCGTGTTTGCCAAGTTTCTAGACTATAAAATTATAGACAACAAAACTGTGGGAACTCAAGTTCAGGAGCTTCAACTTATTTTTCACGACCTTATTTTTGAAGGTATGTTCGTGAATGAAGCATTTCAAGTGGCTGCAatgattgaaaaattgcctctttcGTGGAGAGATTTCAAGAACTATCTTAAGCACAATCGCAAAGAAACAAAGTTGGAAGATCTTGTGATACGTCTAAAGATTGAGGAAGACAACAAAATAACCGAGAAGAAGTCTCGTGGAAATTCAACGATCATGGGAGCTAATATCATTGAGGAGATTGCTCCAAAaagtaagaagaggaagaagttTTCTGAATAG